In Streptomyces sp. SLBN-118, the following are encoded in one genomic region:
- a CDS encoding alanine racemase, with the protein MALSLYVDTARWRAHQKSVIDQFPGLVPVCKGNGYGFGHERLSEEASRFGSDMLAVGTTYEAARIKDWFSGDLLVLTPFRRGEEPVPLPDRVIRSVSSVDGVHALVGARVVIECMSSMKRHGVSEADLGQLHAAIEDVRLEGFALHLPLDRTDGSDAVEEVIGWMDRLRAARLPLHTMFVSHLRAEELARLQQQFPQTRFRARIGTRLWLGDHEATEYRGAVLDVTRVSKGDRFGYRQQKAASDGWLVVVAGGTSHGVGLEAPKALHGVMPRAKGVARAGLATVNRNLSPFVWAGKQRWFAEPPHMQVSILFVPADSQEPNVGDELVAHLRHTTTQFDRLVDR; encoded by the coding sequence ATGGCGCTCTCCCTCTACGTCGATACCGCGCGCTGGCGGGCGCACCAGAAGTCCGTGATCGACCAGTTCCCCGGACTTGTGCCTGTATGCAAGGGCAATGGGTACGGCTTCGGTCACGAGCGGCTCTCTGAGGAGGCCTCCCGCTTCGGCTCCGACATGCTGGCCGTCGGCACCACCTATGAGGCGGCCCGGATCAAGGACTGGTTCAGCGGCGATCTCCTTGTCCTCACGCCCTTCCGCCGGGGTGAGGAACCGGTTCCGCTGCCCGACCGCGTCATCCGTTCCGTCTCCTCGGTCGACGGAGTGCACGCGCTGGTGGGCGCGCGGGTCGTCATCGAGTGCATGAGCTCCATGAAGCGCCACGGCGTCTCCGAAGCGGACCTGGGCCAGCTGCACGCCGCCATAGAGGATGTACGGCTCGAAGGCTTCGCGCTGCATCTGCCGCTGGACCGCACGGACGGCTCCGACGCGGTCGAGGAGGTCATCGGCTGGATGGACCGTCTGCGTGCGGCCCGGCTGCCGCTGCACACCATGTTCGTCAGCCATCTGCGCGCCGAGGAACTGGCCCGGCTCCAGCAGCAGTTCCCGCAGACACGCTTCCGCGCCCGTATCGGCACGCGCCTGTGGCTGGGCGACCACGAGGCGACGGAGTACCGCGGCGCTGTCCTCGACGTCACCCGAGTCTCCAAGGGCGACCGCTTCGGTTACCGCCAGCAGAAGGCGGCATCAGACGGCTGGCTGGTGGTGGTCGCGGGCGGTACCTCCCACGGCGTCGGCCTGGAGGCCCCCAAAGCGCTGCACGGTGTGATGCCGCGCGCCAAGGGCGTCGCCCGAGCGGGCCTCGCGACCGTCAACCGGAACCTTTCGCCCTTCGTATGGGCAGGCAAGCAGCGCTGGTTCGCCGAGCCCCCGCACATGCAGGTCTCGATCCTCTTCGTGCCGGCGGACTCCCAGGAGCCCAACGTGGGCGACGAGCTGGTGGCTCATCTGCGCCACACCACGACGCAGTTCGACCGCCTCGTGGACCGCTAG